The proteins below come from a single Acidobacteriota bacterium genomic window:
- the gatB gene encoding Asp-tRNA(Asn)/Glu-tRNA(Gln) amidotransferase subunit GatB produces MPAAYEAVIGLEVHAQLRTRTKIFCGCPTRFGAAPNTQTCPVCLGMPGSLPVLNRTAVEFAAKAALATGCTINRRSIFARKNYFYPDLPKGYQISQYELPLAVEGRIPIEPESGPRAIGLTRIHMEEDAGKLVHEGMADSATRSYVDFNRSGTPLIEIVSKPDIRTSEEAYLYLTRLRSILLYVEVCDGNMEEGSLRCDANVSIRRPGETLGTRAEIKNLNSFRNVQRAIEYEIARQAELLDGGGRVVQETRLWNAGQGRTEPMRSKEEAMDYRYFPEPDLPPLLVDEAWLEELRKSIPELPVEKKIRYVTSLGLAPKDAHFLSGEPALAGFFETVAARSGNPRAAAAWVGSELMGRLNAAKSDIRRTPVAPESLGDLVKLIDAGTISGKIAKTVFDEMFETGGAPEAIVRAKGLVQIKDEGAIGAVVDKVIAESPSQVEQYRAGKGAALGWFVGQVMKASGGKANPGLVNKLLKEKLG; encoded by the coding sequence GCCCGACGCGCTTCGGCGCGGCCCCCAACACGCAGACGTGCCCCGTCTGCCTCGGCATGCCGGGATCTCTCCCCGTGCTGAACCGCACCGCGGTCGAGTTCGCCGCGAAGGCGGCGCTCGCCACGGGCTGCACGATCAACAGGAGATCGATCTTCGCGCGGAAGAACTACTTCTACCCCGATCTCCCGAAGGGATACCAGATCTCGCAGTACGAGCTGCCCCTGGCCGTGGAGGGGCGCATCCCCATCGAGCCCGAGAGCGGGCCGCGCGCCATCGGCCTCACGCGCATCCACATGGAGGAGGACGCCGGCAAGCTCGTCCACGAGGGGATGGCCGACTCGGCGACGCGCTCGTACGTCGACTTCAACCGATCCGGCACCCCTCTCATCGAGATCGTCAGCAAGCCCGACATCCGGACCTCGGAGGAGGCCTACCTGTACCTCACGCGGCTCCGGAGCATCCTCCTCTACGTCGAGGTCTGCGACGGGAACATGGAGGAGGGATCGCTCCGGTGCGACGCGAACGTGTCGATTCGAAGGCCGGGTGAGACGCTCGGCACGCGCGCGGAGATCAAGAACCTGAACTCCTTCCGGAACGTGCAGCGCGCGATCGAGTACGAGATCGCCCGCCAGGCGGAGCTCCTCGACGGCGGCGGCCGCGTCGTGCAGGAGACGCGCCTCTGGAACGCAGGCCAGGGACGCACCGAGCCGATGAGATCGAAGGAAGAGGCGATGGACTACCGCTACTTTCCCGAGCCCGACCTCCCCCCTCTCCTCGTGGACGAGGCGTGGCTCGAGGAGCTGAGGAAGTCGATCCCCGAGCTCCCGGTGGAGAAGAAGATCCGCTACGTGACCTCGCTCGGCCTCGCCCCCAAAGACGCGCACTTCCTCTCGGGGGAGCCGGCGCTCGCCGGCTTTTTCGAGACGGTCGCGGCCCGGAGCGGCAACCCGCGCGCGGCGGCCGCGTGGGTCGGCAGCGAGCTGATGGGCCGGCTCAACGCGGCGAAGTCCGACATCCGGAGAACTCCGGTCGCCCCCGAATCCCTCGGCGACCTGGTGAAGCTCATCGATGCCGGCACGATTTCCGGCAAGATCGCGAAGACGGTCTTCGACGAGATGTTCGAGACGGGGGGCGCCCCCGAGGCGATCGTGCGCGCGAAGGGGCTCGTGCAGATCAAGGACGAGGGGGCGATCGGCGCCGTCGTCGACAAAGTCATCGCCGAGAGCCCCTCCCAGGTCGAGCAGTACCGCGCCGGGAAGGGCGCGGCGCTGGGGTGGTTCGTGGGACAGGTCATGAAAGCCTCGGGGGGGAAGGCCAACCCCGGCCTCGTCAACAAGCTCCTCAAAGAGAAGCTGGGGTAG
- the ftsE gene encoding cell division ATP-binding protein FtsE, translating into MIQLYHVTKRYAPGISALTDVSLQIDKGDFVFLTGPSGAGKTTLLKMLFLQELPTEGQILVNGRNLASLAAARVPYLRRTVGVVFQDFKLIHRKTIFENIALSLHVVGVPESEHKTRVLRMLRLVGLQHRIHSFPREVSGGEQQRVAIARALINEPVLLLADEPTGNLDPELSDEIMRLFRDINAHGTTVVVATHDRELIRKFGRRVIHLEAGRVTEAGRGAEWARA; encoded by the coding sequence ATGATTCAGCTCTACCACGTGACCAAGCGCTACGCGCCGGGGATCAGCGCCCTGACGGACGTCTCCCTCCAGATCGACAAGGGGGACTTCGTCTTCCTGACCGGCCCGAGCGGCGCCGGGAAGACGACGCTCCTCAAGATGCTCTTCCTTCAGGAGCTGCCGACGGAGGGGCAGATCCTCGTCAATGGGCGCAATCTCGCATCCCTTGCCGCGGCGCGCGTCCCCTACCTGAGGCGGACGGTCGGCGTCGTCTTCCAGGACTTCAAGCTGATCCACCGCAAGACGATCTTCGAGAACATCGCCCTCTCCCTCCACGTCGTGGGCGTCCCCGAATCGGAGCACAAGACGCGCGTCCTCCGGATGCTGCGCCTCGTCGGCCTCCAGCACCGCATCCACTCGTTCCCGCGGGAGGTCTCGGGAGGAGAGCAGCAGCGCGTGGCCATCGCGCGCGCCCTCATCAACGAGCCGGTCTTGCTCCTCGCGGACGAGCCGACGGGGAACCTCGACCCGGAGCTGAGCGACGAGATCATGAGGCTCTTCCGCGACATCAACGCCCACGGCACGACGGTCGTCGTCGCAACGCACGACCGCGAGCTGATCCGGAAGTTCGGGCGGCGCGTCATCCACCTCGAGGCGGGGCGCGTCACCGAAGCGGGCCGCGGCGCCGAGTGGGCGAGGGCATGA
- a CDS encoding PD40 domain-containing protein, with the protein MPRAHTTPIRRRAATLLAAAALLALAASGPAGAQGYFGRNKVQYQPFDWHIYKSPHFDVYYYPEEEAYLEQMVSYAESAYLYLSKAFDHEPKYRVPLIYYRTHAEFEQTNVGDVVSEAELAFAEPFEHRVLLSIDHPPDKLYQVLTHEMTHIFEFSILYQDSFGRIIRGRAPQWLMEGLASHMGKDEDSLDRMIIRDAVIHGVVPPISKVQGINFLIYRYGRAAFDFIETKWGAEGIRNFLVEFRKVLLTGNIEKAVKEAFGVEADEFDRLFQRYLRQKYLPTLLEKGEPEDYGKQIGFKLPGVMTFSPVLSPSGDLVAVLTNRYYDIDVVILQAKDGEVIKNLTKGFTNEYEFISTEVFEGKTDLAWSPDGDLLAFFVRKENRRRLLIINALTGHEVRNIEIEPVDPASPAFSPDGKKILFAGNLGGVVDIFELDLESGHMRNMTDDEYYDANPSYSSDGKTMLYNRRVDAWWKVFTLDVEDPTRKTQLTFGQSSEITPSFSRDGTKIYYCSDVSSDIFNVYSLDLDSGEVRQFTDVGGGYMSPQDRPAERGKSKAVATSYYGGRFALYEVDTTKPLKVITPAERAGEVGEMKPFEPPLKLTVDQSEKQPYVKHKFHVEDASPIGIGVVSDGTVIGSGAVSFADLLGGRRFWFNVFSVANYETYDLGYVNLETRLQHYYRYNYYSDFLVLPSASGFFTRIRGNVDSTLSTGFFLPLSSHYRIEGIIGATSRDIISPQIGELLDPNRPPKRDEFGVFTGDRVRGSLAEVGVAFVGDTLRYNPWGPWHGKRFRIAATTSPLASGSDPASFTNYEFDYRSYTKLTYRSLFAWRVGSLLSDGRGATLFGIGGYNQIRGYRYREFIGDQAVWTNFELRFPLVDRVQWPWGGALRWIRGVLFFDAGAAWTQDGRFFDRELAKPTPVALINSTGLFRDFKFYDSSQHALRDARASYGIGLNVRLGVFDLNWAFAKQLPYGIVDLNGPSGMVGKTCRQSLATTIVRDPMPPHGIISFDRAQVPVLLSQCGFTTTPTTNWKSEFYIGYEF; encoded by the coding sequence TTGCCGCGAGCCCACACGACGCCGATCCGCCGCCGAGCCGCCACGCTTCTCGCCGCCGCGGCCCTTCTGGCCCTCGCCGCGTCCGGCCCCGCGGGGGCGCAGGGGTACTTCGGCAGGAACAAGGTCCAGTACCAGCCCTTCGACTGGCACATCTACAAGTCCCCTCACTTCGACGTCTACTACTACCCGGAGGAGGAGGCCTACCTCGAGCAGATGGTCTCGTACGCGGAGAGCGCCTACCTCTACCTCTCGAAGGCCTTCGACCACGAGCCGAAGTACCGCGTCCCGCTCATCTACTACCGGACGCACGCCGAGTTCGAGCAGACGAACGTGGGGGACGTCGTCTCCGAGGCGGAGCTGGCCTTCGCGGAGCCGTTCGAGCACCGCGTGCTCCTCTCCATCGATCACCCGCCGGACAAGCTCTACCAGGTCCTGACGCACGAGATGACGCACATCTTCGAGTTCAGCATCCTCTACCAGGACTCGTTCGGGCGCATCATCCGCGGCCGCGCGCCGCAGTGGCTCATGGAGGGGCTCGCGAGCCACATGGGGAAGGACGAGGACAGCCTCGACCGGATGATCATCCGCGACGCCGTCATCCACGGCGTCGTGCCGCCCATCTCCAAGGTGCAGGGGATCAACTTCCTCATCTACCGCTACGGCCGGGCGGCCTTCGACTTCATCGAGACGAAGTGGGGGGCGGAGGGGATCCGCAACTTCCTGGTCGAGTTCCGCAAGGTCCTTCTCACCGGGAACATCGAGAAGGCGGTGAAGGAGGCCTTCGGCGTCGAGGCCGACGAGTTCGATCGGCTCTTCCAGCGCTACCTGCGTCAGAAATACCTGCCGACGCTCCTCGAGAAGGGGGAGCCCGAGGACTACGGGAAGCAGATCGGCTTCAAGCTCCCCGGGGTGATGACCTTCTCGCCGGTCCTCTCCCCCTCGGGGGATCTCGTCGCGGTCCTGACGAACCGCTACTACGACATCGACGTCGTCATCCTCCAGGCCAAGGACGGCGAGGTGATCAAGAACCTCACCAAGGGGTTCACCAACGAGTACGAGTTCATCAGCACCGAGGTGTTCGAGGGGAAGACCGACCTCGCGTGGTCCCCGGACGGCGACCTCCTCGCCTTCTTCGTGCGCAAGGAGAACCGGCGCCGGCTGCTGATCATCAACGCGCTCACCGGGCACGAGGTGCGCAACATCGAGATCGAGCCGGTGGATCCCGCCTCGCCCGCCTTCTCGCCCGACGGGAAGAAGATCCTCTTCGCCGGCAACCTCGGCGGCGTGGTGGACATCTTCGAGCTGGATCTCGAGTCGGGGCACATGCGGAACATGACAGACGACGAGTACTACGACGCGAACCCGTCGTACTCTTCAGACGGCAAGACGATGCTCTACAACCGGCGGGTCGACGCCTGGTGGAAGGTCTTCACCCTCGACGTCGAGGATCCGACCCGGAAGACGCAGCTCACCTTCGGCCAGAGCAGCGAGATCACGCCGTCGTTCTCGCGGGACGGGACGAAGATCTACTACTGCTCCGACGTCTCCTCCGACATCTTCAACGTCTACTCGCTCGATCTCGACTCGGGGGAGGTGCGCCAGTTCACCGACGTGGGCGGCGGCTACATGAGCCCGCAGGATCGGCCGGCCGAGCGCGGGAAGAGCAAGGCGGTCGCCACGTCGTACTACGGCGGCCGGTTCGCGCTCTACGAGGTCGACACGACCAAGCCGCTCAAGGTGATCACCCCCGCCGAGCGCGCGGGGGAGGTCGGCGAGATGAAGCCCTTCGAGCCGCCGCTCAAGCTGACGGTCGACCAGAGCGAGAAGCAGCCGTACGTGAAGCACAAGTTCCACGTCGAGGATGCCTCGCCGATCGGCATCGGCGTGGTCAGCGACGGCACCGTCATCGGAAGCGGCGCCGTCTCCTTCGCGGATCTCCTCGGCGGTCGGCGGTTCTGGTTCAACGTCTTTTCCGTCGCGAACTACGAAACGTATGATCTCGGTTACGTGAACCTGGAGACACGGCTCCAGCATTACTACCGGTACAACTACTACAGCGACTTCCTCGTCCTGCCGTCGGCCAGCGGCTTCTTCACGCGCATCCGCGGCAACGTCGACTCCACACTGAGCACGGGCTTCTTCCTCCCGCTCAGCAGCCATTACCGGATTGAGGGAATCATCGGTGCCACGAGCCGGGACATCATCAGCCCTCAGATTGGAGAGCTGCTCGACCCGAACCGGCCGCCGAAGAGGGATGAATTCGGCGTGTTCACCGGCGATCGGGTCAGGGGATCGCTTGCGGAGGTCGGCGTCGCCTTCGTGGGCGACACGCTCCGGTACAATCCGTGGGGGCCCTGGCACGGAAAGCGGTTCAGGATCGCCGCGACGACGTCCCCACTGGCCTCGGGGAGCGACCCTGCTTCGTTCACGAACTACGAGTTCGACTACCGCTCCTACACGAAGCTCACGTATCGCTCGCTCTTCGCTTGGAGAGTGGGGAGTCTGCTGTCGGATGGGCGCGGAGCCACGCTGTTCGGCATCGGCGGGTACAACCAGATCCGCGGCTACAGGTACCGCGAGTTCATCGGCGACCAGGCGGTATGGACCAATTTCGAACTCCGCTTCCCGCTGGTGGACAGGGTTCAGTGGCCCTGGGGGGGCGCGCTCCGGTGGATTCGCGGCGTCCTCTTCTTCGACGCGGGGGCGGCGTGGACGCAGGACGGGCGCTTCTTCGATCGAGAGCTCGCGAAACCGACCCCCGTGGCGCTTATCAACTCAACAGGACTATTCCGTGACTTCAAATTCTACGACTCGAGCCAGCACGCGCTTCGAGACGCGAGGGCCTCCTACGGCATCGGGCTCAACGTCCGGCTGGGGGTCTTCGATCTCAACTGGGCATTCGCGAAGCAGCTCCCGTACGGCATCGTCGATCTCAATGGGCCCTCCGGGATGGTCGGGAAGACCTGCCGGCAGTCGCTGGCGACGACCATCGTCCGCGATCCCATGCCCCCACACGGCATCATCTCGTTCGACCGCGCGCAGGTTCCCGTCCTATTGTCGCAGTGCGGATTCACCACGACCCCGACAACCAACTGGAAGTCCGAGTTCTATATCGGCTACGAGTTCTGA
- a CDS encoding tetratricopeptide repeat protein, with protein MRRLPALAGAVLIASISFGAAPDKGEATRQLAFGVRMAEKGSWHEAAFRFGKAVRADEGNAAAQNDLGVALESIGEYSKAAAAYAKALEIDPANAKIRENGDRLKAYLATRNDPKAAATPAPAIPAQAPKAPQDPNAAPGSAGGGGRGR; from the coding sequence TTGAGAAGGCTTCCCGCGCTCGCCGGCGCGGTCCTCATCGCGTCCATCTCCTTCGGCGCCGCTCCCGACAAGGGGGAGGCCACGCGCCAGCTCGCGTTTGGCGTGCGCATGGCGGAGAAAGGCTCCTGGCACGAGGCCGCCTTCCGCTTCGGCAAGGCCGTCCGGGCCGACGAGGGGAACGCCGCCGCCCAGAACGACCTCGGGGTCGCGCTCGAGAGCATCGGGGAGTACTCGAAGGCCGCCGCCGCGTACGCGAAGGCCCTCGAGATCGATCCGGCGAACGCGAAGATCCGCGAGAACGGCGATCGCCTGAAGGCGTACCTCGCCACCCGCAACGACCCGAAGGCCGCCGCGACCCCGGCGCCGGCAATCCCCGCGCAGGCCCCGAAGGCCCCGCAAGATCCCAACGCCGCGCCCGGATCCGCCGGAGGGGGGGGCCGTGGGCGCTGA
- a CDS encoding VWA domain-containing protein, with protein sequence MPRFGWAAALATAGAFGVLAAPSDLPPPAPAVETVDVSLVLVPVVVRDAAGRPILDLNRADFTITEEGRPQEIAAFGREARPVSIVLALDTSPSMRQQDLAAKRAAIDFVRGQRLPAAFAVESFDDAARFDLDFTSDRRAVESTIAALRLGGDNTALFDAADAASSRLEPRDGGRVAVVFTDGTETLHPQDESEKRLGAVIDGATRRDVSIYTVAFGPRAAVSILRHMAEETGGEAFSAVHASDLQAAFASVAESVGSRYLLGYTPPAGAEGFRRIGVSVSRPGLKVAARRGYFSR encoded by the coding sequence ATGCCGCGCTTCGGTTGGGCCGCCGCACTGGCGACGGCCGGCGCTTTCGGGGTTCTCGCCGCCCCATCCGATCTCCCCCCTCCCGCCCCGGCCGTCGAGACGGTGGACGTCTCGCTCGTCCTCGTCCCGGTCGTCGTCCGCGACGCCGCCGGCCGGCCGATCCTCGATCTCAATCGCGCCGACTTCACGATCACCGAGGAGGGGAGGCCTCAAGAGATTGCGGCCTTCGGCCGCGAGGCGCGGCCGGTGTCGATCGTCCTCGCCCTCGACACGAGCCCGAGCATGCGCCAGCAGGATCTCGCGGCGAAGCGCGCCGCCATCGATTTCGTGCGCGGCCAGCGCCTCCCCGCCGCCTTCGCGGTCGAGTCGTTCGACGACGCGGCGCGGTTCGATCTCGACTTCACCTCCGACCGGCGCGCCGTGGAGTCGACGATCGCGGCCCTTCGCCTGGGGGGGGACAACACGGCCCTCTTCGACGCGGCCGACGCGGCCTCCTCGAGGCTCGAGCCGCGCGACGGCGGGCGCGTGGCGGTCGTCTTCACCGACGGCACGGAGACGCTCCACCCCCAGGACGAGTCGGAGAAGAGGCTGGGGGCCGTCATCGACGGCGCGACGCGGCGCGACGTGTCGATCTACACGGTCGCCTTCGGCCCGCGGGCGGCGGTCTCCATCCTGAGACACATGGCGGAGGAGACGGGAGGGGAGGCCTTCTCGGCGGTCCACGCGTCGGACCTTCAGGCGGCCTTCGCGAGCGTCGCCGAGTCGGTGGGAAGCCGGTACCTCCTGGGGTACACCCCGCCCGCCGGCGCCGAGGGCTTTCGCCGCATCGGCGTGAGCGTCTCGCGCCCCGGATTGAAGGTCGCGGCGCGCCGCGGTTACTTCAGCCGATGA
- the aroA gene encoding 3-phosphoshikimate 1-carboxyvinyltransferase, with the protein MRALDAIVRVPPSKSLTNRALAAAAFATGTSGIVNPLVADDTTLMAGALRALGVRILEEPGRWIVEGACGPPRIAEATLALGNAGTAMRFLTPLVAAGRGRYVLDGTARMRERPIGDLLSALRSLGVEARSLGANGCPPVEVVASGLPGGDVTLRGSVSSQFVSGLLLAAPLAAGDLVIRIDGPLVSRPYVHLTLDVMKRFGAAIEEIAGPAWRIAPTGYAAREYEIEGDASSACFWFAAAAVTAGRVLVAGIPAGSRQGDLGFLDLLEGMGCRVRRDDPRGLVVEGSALRGIDADLRDMPDTAPPLAAVAIFASGPTRIRGAAHLRDKESDRIAGLAAGLGRLGARVEEHRDGLTIHPGPLHGAALDPLEDHRLAMAFAVAGLGIPGVEVLHPECVAKSYPLFLAELQAAAAPHPGTAPRGISS; encoded by the coding sequence ATGCGCGCCCTCGACGCGATCGTGCGCGTCCCCCCCTCCAAGAGCCTGACCAACCGCGCTCTCGCGGCCGCCGCCTTCGCGACCGGGACCTCCGGGATCGTGAACCCCCTCGTCGCCGACGACACGACGCTGATGGCCGGGGCGCTCCGCGCGCTCGGCGTCCGGATTCTCGAGGAGCCGGGGCGCTGGATCGTCGAAGGGGCCTGCGGCCCCCCCCGGATCGCGGAGGCGACGCTCGCTCTCGGCAACGCCGGCACGGCGATGAGGTTCCTCACCCCCCTCGTGGCGGCGGGGCGCGGGCGGTACGTGCTGGACGGCACGGCCCGGATGCGCGAGCGCCCGATCGGCGATCTCCTCTCGGCGCTGCGCTCCCTCGGGGTGGAGGCGCGCTCTCTCGGCGCGAACGGGTGCCCTCCGGTCGAGGTCGTCGCTTCGGGACTTCCCGGCGGTGACGTCACGCTCCGCGGCTCCGTGTCCAGCCAGTTCGTCTCGGGCCTGTTGCTCGCGGCGCCGCTCGCGGCCGGGGATCTCGTGATTCGGATCGATGGCCCGCTCGTCTCCCGCCCCTACGTGCATCTGACCCTCGATGTCATGAAAAGGTTTGGGGCGGCGATCGAGGAAATCGCCGGCCCCGCGTGGCGCATCGCCCCCACGGGGTACGCCGCGCGCGAGTACGAGATCGAGGGGGACGCCTCGAGCGCCTGCTTCTGGTTCGCGGCCGCCGCCGTGACGGCGGGGCGGGTGCTCGTCGCGGGAATCCCCGCCGGCTCGCGCCAGGGGGATCTCGGATTCCTCGACCTCCTCGAGGGGATGGGGTGCCGCGTGCGCCGCGACGATCCGCGCGGCCTCGTCGTCGAGGGGTCGGCGCTCCGGGGGATCGACGCCGATCTCCGCGACATGCCCGACACCGCCCCGCCCCTCGCCGCCGTCGCGATCTTCGCTTCCGGACCCACACGCATCCGCGGCGCGGCGCACCTGCGCGACAAGGAGAGCGATCGCATCGCGGGGCTCGCCGCCGGGCTCGGCCGGCTCGGCGCGCGCGTCGAGGAGCACCGCGACGGGCTGACGATCCACCCGGGGCCGCTCCACGGGGCCGCGCTCGATCCCCTGGAGGATCATCGCCTCGCGATGGCCTTCGCCGTCGCGGGGCTGGGGATCCCGGGGGTGGAGGTCCTGCACCCGGAGTGCGTCGCCAAGTCGTACCCGCTATTCCTCGCCGAGCTGCAGGCGGCCGCCGCGCCCCACCCCGGGACGGCGCCCCGCGGGATCTCCTCCTGA
- the asnB gene encoding asparagine synthase (glutamine-hydrolyzing) encodes MCGIGGLLFRDADRPVESSHLDAIAGSMVHRGPDDVGSLLDGSFGLTMRRLSVIDLACGHQPIWNETRTVAVVLNGEIYNHKELRADLTRRGHRFDTGSDAESIVHLYEELGPTADLPARLHGMFAFTLYDAERKLAFLARDRVGKKPLYLYRDAAVLAFASEIDALFAPALPFDRTIDAEALDAYFATQYVCGPQTVFRNVRQLPPASHLILERRGAAWVERPEARYWSLPASPVVEGPPWRSFPQAVAGCEAELRRAVRQRLMSDVPLGVLLSGGLDSSLVAAMVARESGPPVRTYSIGFDDPRLDETEAALRVARYLGTEHRSIIMPSLRAEDLVSIIRRTDQPLADPAVVPTWYLSRLAREGVTVALSGEGADEIFGGYHWYRGKGNGTSQAQALYARREQAAPALRRSLIAADLTARPDGLAQDSARGSYLAAGADEGALPRIAALQAIDLRSVLADDLLVKADRMSMAWSLEVRCPYLDHRVIEAVLPGPDRWKIRWGRRKALLREVSRRYLPPDVARRKKHGFMIPIDTLLRTEFAGMLGDLTSPLSLARHSILSAPGVASLLERWKTDPSLAKSVWKVLCLETWLEAHRAVPVR; translated from the coding sequence ATGTGCGGCATCGGGGGGCTGCTGTTCCGCGACGCCGATCGCCCCGTCGAATCATCGCACCTCGACGCCATCGCCGGCTCGATGGTCCACCGGGGCCCCGACGACGTCGGCTCGCTCCTTGACGGGAGCTTCGGTCTCACCATGCGGCGCCTCTCCGTCATCGATCTCGCGTGCGGCCACCAGCCGATCTGGAACGAGACGCGCACCGTCGCCGTCGTGCTGAACGGGGAGATTTACAATCACAAGGAGCTGCGGGCCGACCTGACGCGCCGCGGCCACCGGTTCGACACCGGCTCGGACGCGGAATCCATCGTCCATCTCTACGAGGAGCTAGGCCCCACCGCCGATCTTCCCGCCCGCCTCCACGGCATGTTCGCCTTCACACTCTACGACGCGGAGCGGAAGCTCGCCTTCCTCGCCCGGGATCGCGTCGGGAAGAAGCCGCTGTACCTGTATCGCGACGCGGCCGTGCTCGCGTTCGCCTCCGAGATCGACGCCCTCTTCGCCCCCGCGCTCCCGTTCGACCGGACGATCGACGCGGAGGCCCTCGACGCCTACTTCGCCACGCAGTACGTCTGCGGCCCGCAGACCGTCTTCAGGAACGTCCGCCAGCTTCCCCCCGCCTCGCACCTGATCCTGGAGCGCCGCGGCGCCGCGTGGGTGGAGCGCCCCGAGGCGCGCTACTGGTCCCTTCCGGCGTCCCCGGTGGTGGAAGGTCCCCCCTGGCGGTCGTTCCCGCAGGCGGTGGCGGGGTGCGAGGCCGAGCTCCGGAGGGCCGTGAGGCAGCGGCTGATGAGCGACGTCCCTCTCGGCGTCCTCCTCTCGGGAGGTCTCGACAGCAGCCTCGTGGCCGCGATGGTGGCGCGAGAGAGCGGCCCCCCGGTGAGGACCTACTCCATCGGCTTCGACGATCCCCGCCTCGACGAGACGGAGGCGGCCCTGCGCGTCGCGCGGTACCTCGGCACCGAGCACCGTTCCATCATCATGCCGTCGCTGCGCGCCGAGGACCTGGTGTCGATCATCCGGCGGACGGATCAGCCCCTGGCGGACCCCGCGGTCGTCCCGACCTGGTATCTCTCGAGGCTCGCCCGCGAAGGGGTGACCGTCGCGCTCTCCGGCGAGGGGGCGGACGAGATCTTCGGCGGATATCACTGGTACCGCGGAAAGGGAAACGGCACCTCGCAGGCGCAGGCCCTCTACGCGCGCCGGGAGCAGGCGGCCCCCGCGCTGCGCCGATCGCTGATCGCCGCCGACCTCACGGCGCGCCCCGACGGCCTCGCCCAGGACTCGGCCCGGGGCTCGTATCTCGCCGCCGGCGCCGACGAGGGGGCGCTCCCCCGGATCGCGGCGCTCCAGGCGATTGATCTGCGATCGGTTCTCGCGGACGACCTTCTCGTGAAGGCGGACCGCATGAGCATGGCCTGGTCGCTGGAGGTGCGCTGCCCGTACCTCGATCACCGGGTCATCGAGGCGGTCCTCCCCGGACCGGACCGGTGGAAGATCCGATGGGGACGGCGCAAGGCGCTCCTCCGGGAGGTCAGCCGGCGTTACCTGCCTCCGGACGTCGCGCGGCGGAAGAAGCACGGCTTCATGATCCCGATCGACACGCTGCTGCGCACGGAGTTCGCGGGGATGCTGGGGGATCTCACGTCGCCGCTGAGCCTCGCGAGGCACTCGATTCTCAGCGCGCCGGGAGTCGCCTCCCTGCTCGAGCGGTGGAAGACGGATCCCTCGCTCGCCAAGTCGGTCTGGAAGGTCCTCTGCCTCGAGACGTGGCTCGAGGCGCATCGCGCCGTCCCCGTCAGGTGA